In Phaeobacter porticola, one DNA window encodes the following:
- a CDS encoding acetyl-CoA carboxylase biotin carboxylase subunit, with amino-acid sequence MFEKILIANRGEIACRVIKTARKMGIKTVAIYSDADKQSLHVKMADEAVHIGPPPANQSYIVIDKVMEAIRATGAQAVHPGYGFLSENAKFAEALAAEDVAFVGPPVGAIESMGDKITSKKIAQEAGVSTVPGYMGLIADADEAVKISNEVGYPVMIKASAGGGGKGMRIAWNDAEAREGFQSSKNEAANSFGDDRIFIEKFVTQPRHIEIQVLCDAHGNGIYLGERECSIQRRNQKVVEEAPSPFLDEDTRRAMGEQAVALAKAVGYASAGTVEFIVDGDKNFYFLEMNTRLQVEHPVTELITGVDLVEQMIRIAGGEPLSITQNDVKLNGWAIENRLYAEDPYRGFLPSIGRLTRYRPPAEVAAGPLHDSGKWQGDAPAGELAVRNDTGVFEGGEISMYYDPMIAKLCTWGPTREAAIAAMRDALDGFEVEGIGHNLPFLSAVMDHPIFIAGTMTTAFIEEQYPEGFNGVELPEQDLRKIAAASAAMHRVAEIRRTRVSGRMDNHERKVGSDWVVSLQNIDFAVVVDADRDGSTVRFDDGSELRVTSDWTPGNQLARLTVGGDSLVLKVGKISGGFRIRSRGADLKVHVRTPRQAELAKLMPEKIAPDTSKLLLCPMPGLVVKLEVEIGDEVQEGQALCTIEAMKMENILRAERKGVVSAINAAAGDSLAVDEVIMEFE; translated from the coding sequence ATGTTTGAGAAGATCCTGATCGCCAACCGGGGCGAAATCGCCTGCCGCGTCATCAAGACCGCCCGCAAGATGGGCATCAAGACCGTTGCCATCTACTCGGACGCCGACAAGCAGTCCCTGCATGTGAAAATGGCCGACGAGGCCGTCCACATCGGCCCGCCGCCCGCCAACCAGTCCTATATCGTCATCGACAAGGTGATGGAGGCGATCCGCGCAACCGGCGCGCAGGCGGTGCATCCGGGCTATGGTTTCCTGTCGGAAAACGCCAAATTCGCCGAGGCGCTGGCCGCTGAAGACGTCGCCTTTGTCGGCCCGCCGGTCGGCGCGATTGAAAGCATGGGCGACAAGATCACTTCGAAGAAAATCGCGCAGGAGGCCGGTGTTAGCACCGTGCCCGGCTACATGGGGCTGATCGCCGACGCGGATGAGGCGGTGAAGATCTCCAATGAGGTTGGTTATCCGGTGATGATCAAGGCCTCTGCTGGCGGCGGCGGCAAGGGGATGCGGATCGCCTGGAACGACGCCGAGGCCCGCGAAGGTTTCCAGTCCTCCAAGAACGAGGCGGCGAATTCCTTTGGTGATGATCGTATATTTATTGAGAAATTCGTGACGCAACCGCGCCATATTGAAATTCAGGTGCTCTGCGACGCCCATGGCAATGGCATCTATCTGGGGGAGCGGGAATGTTCGATCCAGCGCCGCAATCAGAAAGTGGTGGAAGAGGCACCGTCGCCCTTCCTTGATGAAGACACCCGCCGCGCGATGGGTGAACAGGCCGTCGCCTTGGCCAAGGCTGTGGGCTACGCCTCCGCTGGTACCGTGGAATTCATCGTCGATGGCGACAAGAATTTCTACTTTCTTGAAATGAACACCCGCCTTCAGGTGGAACATCCGGTTACCGAACTGATTACCGGTGTTGATCTGGTCGAACAGATGATCCGCATCGCCGGGGGCGAGCCGCTGTCGATTACCCAGAATGACGTTAAGCTGAACGGCTGGGCCATTGAAAACCGCCTCTATGCCGAAGATCCCTATCGGGGTTTCCTGCCCTCCATCGGGCGTCTGACCCGTTATCGCCCACCCGCCGAGGTGGCCGCAGGCCCGCTGCATGACAGCGGCAAATGGCAGGGCGACGCGCCTGCGGGTGAACTCGCTGTGCGCAATGACACCGGCGTCTTTGAAGGCGGCGAGATCTCAATGTACTACGATCCGATGATCGCCAAGCTCTGCACCTGGGGTCCCACCCGCGAGGCGGCGATTGCGGCAATGCGCGACGCGCTTGATGGGTTTGAGGTAGAGGGCATTGGTCACAATCTGCCGTTCCTCAGTGCGGTGATGGATCACCCGATCTTTATCGCGGGCACCATGACCACCGCCTTTATCGAAGAGCAATATCCCGAAGGTTTCAACGGGGTCGAGCTGCCGGAACAGGACCTGCGCAAGATCGCAGCCGCCTCTGCCGCCATGCACCGGGTTGCCGAAATTCGCCGCACCCGTGTGTCGGGCCGGATGGACAATCACGAACGCAAGGTCGGCAGCGATTGGGTGGTCAGCTTGCAAAACATTGATTTTGCCGTGGTGGTGGATGCCGATCGCGATGGCTCTACCGTGCGGTTTGACGATGGCAGCGAATTGCGCGTGACCTCTGATTGGACACCGGGCAATCAGTTGGCGCGGCTCACCGTTGGTGGTGACAGCCTTGTGCTCAAGGTTGGCAAGATCTCCGGGGGGTTCCGCATCCGTTCGCGCGGTGCCGATCTGAAGGTCCATGTCCGCACGCCGCGACAGGCCGAACTGGCCAAGCTGATGCCTGAAAAAATCGCCCCCGACACCTCCAAGCTGCTGCTCTGCCCGATGCCGGGTCTGGTGGTGAAACTGGAGGTCGAGATCGGCGATGAGGTGCAGGAAGGTCAGGCGCTTTGCACGATTGAGGCGATGAAGATGGAAAACATCCTGCGCGCCGAACGCAAGGGCGTGGTCAGCGCCATCAATGCAGCGGCAGGCGATAGCCTTGCTGTTGACGAAGTCATCATGGAATTCGAATAA